One genomic segment of Streptomyces sp. TLI_146 includes these proteins:
- a CDS encoding phage holin family protein, giving the protein MSDPSNTAVGGADRSLGQLIASATAEMSALVHDEIALAKAELRQDVKRGAIGGIAISTAGVLVLFSLPVLSFAAAYGIHNLGLGLAWSFLIVGGAFLLLAALLGLLAVTKFKKVKPPEKSIASAKQTAAVLGGVKPHPRPVTDQAPAVARSSA; this is encoded by the coding sequence ATGAGCGACCCCAGCAACACCGCCGTCGGCGGCGCCGACCGCAGCCTCGGCCAGCTGATCGCCTCGGCGACCGCCGAGATGTCCGCGCTGGTGCACGACGAGATCGCGCTCGCCAAGGCGGAGCTGCGCCAGGACGTCAAGCGCGGGGCGATCGGTGGCATCGCCATCAGTACCGCGGGAGTGCTCGTCCTGTTCTCGCTGCCGGTGCTGAGCTTCGCGGCGGCGTACGGGATCCACAACCTGGGGCTGGGCCTCGCGTGGTCGTTCCTGATCGTGGGCGGTGCGTTCCTGCTGCTCGCGGCCCTGCTCGGGCTGCTGGCCGTGACCAAGTTCAAGAAGGTCAAGCCGCCGGAGAAGTCCATCGCCTCGGCCAAGCAGACCGCCGCCGTGCTCGGGGGCGTCAAGCCGCATCCCCGCCCGGTCACCGACCAGGCCCCGGCTGTGGCACGCTCGTCTGCATGA
- the nhaA gene encoding Na+/H+ antiporter NhaA — MAAPVTPKDRRKFLGRLSLPERNFVADALRAETVGGVLLLVAAIVALIWANTLGGSYADVRGFHVGIEALGLDLSLQHWAADGLLAVFFFVAGIELKRELVAGELRDPKAAALPVIAAICGMAVPALVYALVNTVGGGAMDGWAVPTATDIAFALAVLAVIGTSLPSALRAFLLTLAVVDDLFAILIIAVFFTKEIDFAALGGSVVGLAVFWLLLRKGVRGWYVYVPLALVIWGLMYNSGVHATIAGVAMGLMLRCSRREGEEHSPGEHIEHLVRPLSAGLAVPLFALMSAGVGVSGGALADVFTQPETLGVVLGLVVGKAVGIFGGTWCAARFTRAELNDDLAWPDVFAVAALAGIGFTVSLLIGELAFDGEGALADEIKAAVLMGSLIAAVCATVLLKLRVRRYQALVEEEERDEDHDGIPDVYEQHNPAYHLRMAAIYDEKAAEHRRLAQLAGAGSDEGGRPA; from the coding sequence GTGGCCGCGCCCGTAACCCCGAAGGACCGCCGGAAGTTTCTCGGGCGGCTCTCGCTGCCCGAGCGGAACTTCGTCGCCGATGCACTGCGCGCCGAGACCGTCGGCGGTGTGCTGCTGCTCGTGGCCGCGATCGTGGCGTTGATCTGGGCCAACACCCTCGGCGGTAGCTACGCCGACGTGCGCGGGTTCCACGTCGGCATCGAGGCCCTCGGGCTCGATCTCTCGCTTCAGCACTGGGCCGCCGACGGGCTCCTCGCCGTCTTCTTCTTCGTCGCCGGGATCGAGCTCAAGCGCGAGCTCGTCGCCGGTGAGCTGCGCGATCCCAAGGCCGCCGCGCTGCCGGTGATCGCCGCGATCTGCGGAATGGCCGTGCCCGCGCTCGTATACGCGCTGGTCAACACCGTCGGCGGCGGCGCGATGGACGGGTGGGCCGTGCCGACGGCCACCGACATCGCCTTCGCGCTGGCCGTGCTCGCGGTCATCGGGACCTCGCTGCCGTCCGCCCTGCGTGCGTTCCTGCTGACGCTCGCCGTCGTGGACGACCTGTTCGCCATCCTCATCATCGCCGTGTTCTTCACCAAGGAGATCGACTTCGCCGCCCTCGGCGGCTCCGTCGTCGGTCTCGCGGTCTTCTGGCTGCTGCTGCGCAAGGGCGTGCGCGGCTGGTACGTGTACGTACCGCTCGCGCTGGTCATCTGGGGCCTGATGTACAACAGCGGCGTCCACGCGACCATCGCGGGCGTCGCCATGGGTCTGATGCTGCGCTGCAGCCGCCGGGAGGGCGAGGAGCACTCCCCCGGCGAGCACATCGAGCACCTGGTGCGACCGCTCTCCGCCGGGCTCGCCGTGCCGCTCTTCGCGCTGATGTCGGCCGGGGTCGGCGTCAGCGGCGGGGCGCTCGCGGACGTCTTCACGCAGCCCGAGACGCTCGGCGTGGTGCTCGGCCTGGTGGTCGGCAAGGCGGTCGGGATCTTCGGCGGCACCTGGTGCGCGGCCCGGTTCACCAGGGCGGAGCTCAACGACGACCTGGCCTGGCCGGACGTCTTCGCCGTCGCCGCGCTCGCCGGGATCGGCTTCACCGTCTCGCTGCTCATCGGCGAGCTGGCCTTCGACGGCGAGGGCGCGCTGGCGGACGAGATCAAGGCAGCCGTGCTCATGGGCTCGCTGATCGCGGCCGTGTGCGCCACCGTCCTGCTGAAGCTGCGCGTACGCCGGTACCAGGCGCTCGTCGAGGAGGAGGAGCGCGACGAGGACCACGACGGCATCCCGGATGTGTACGAACAGCACAATCCGGCCTACCACCTGCGGATGGCCGCCATCTACGACGAGAAGGCCGCCGAGCACCGCCGCCTCGCGCAACTGGCGGGGGCGGGGAGCGACGAGGGCGGCCGTCCGGCATGA
- the acs gene encoding acetate--CoA ligase, with protein MSNESLANLLKEERRFAPPAELAANANVTAEAYEQAKADRLGFWAEQARRLTWATEPTETLDWSNPPFAKWFADGQLNVAYNCVDRHVEAGNGDRVAIHFEGEPGDSRAITYAELKDEVSRAANALTELGVRAGDRVAVYMPMIPEAAVAMLACARIGAAHSVVFGGFSADAVASRIQDADAKLVITADGGYRRGKPSALKPAIDEAVAKCPQVEHVLVVRRTGQETAFTEGRDVWWDDIVGRQSAEHTPQAFDAEHPLFILYTSGTTGKPKGILHTSGGYLTQAAYTHHAVFDLKPETDVYWCTADIGWVTGHSYIVYGPLANGATQVMYEGTPDTPHQGRFWEIVQKYGVTILYTAPTAIRTFMKWGDDIPAKFDLSSLRVLGSVGEPINPEAWIWYRKHIGADKCPIVDTWWQTETGAMMISPLPGVTETKPGSAQRALPGISATVVDDEAHEVPNGGGGYLVLTEPWPSMLRTIWGDDQRFIDTYWSRFEGKYFAGDGAKKDEDGDIWLLGRVDDVMLVSGHNISTTEVESALVSHPSVAEAAVVGAADETTGQAIVAFVILRGSAAESDGLVEELRAHVGATLGPIAKPKRVLPVAELPKTRSGKIMRRLLRDVAENRELGDVTTLTDSSVMDLIQTKLPTASSED; from the coding sequence GTGAGCAACGAAAGCCTGGCCAACCTCTTGAAGGAGGAGCGCCGGTTCGCTCCTCCTGCCGAGCTGGCTGCCAACGCCAACGTGACGGCGGAGGCGTACGAGCAGGCCAAGGCGGACAGGCTGGGCTTCTGGGCCGAGCAGGCCCGGCGCCTGACCTGGGCCACGGAGCCGACCGAGACGCTCGACTGGTCGAACCCGCCGTTCGCGAAGTGGTTCGCCGACGGGCAGCTCAACGTGGCGTACAACTGCGTGGACCGGCACGTCGAGGCCGGGAACGGCGACCGGGTCGCCATCCACTTCGAGGGCGAGCCCGGCGACAGCCGCGCGATCACCTACGCGGAGCTGAAGGACGAGGTCTCCCGGGCCGCCAACGCCCTTACGGAGCTGGGTGTACGGGCCGGTGACCGGGTCGCGGTGTACATGCCGATGATCCCCGAGGCGGCCGTCGCGATGCTGGCCTGCGCCCGTATCGGGGCCGCGCACTCGGTGGTGTTCGGCGGGTTCTCGGCCGACGCCGTCGCCTCCCGTATCCAGGACGCCGACGCGAAGCTGGTCATCACGGCCGACGGTGGCTACCGGCGCGGCAAGCCGTCCGCGCTCAAGCCCGCGATCGACGAGGCCGTGGCGAAGTGCCCGCAGGTCGAGCACGTGCTCGTGGTGCGGCGTACGGGCCAGGAGACCGCGTTCACCGAGGGCCGGGACGTCTGGTGGGACGACATCGTCGGCCGTCAGTCGGCCGAGCACACCCCGCAGGCGTTCGACGCCGAGCACCCGCTGTTCATCCTGTACACCTCGGGGACCACGGGTAAGCCGAAGGGCATCCTGCACACCTCCGGCGGCTATCTGACGCAGGCCGCCTACACGCACCACGCGGTCTTCGACCTCAAGCCCGAGACCGATGTGTACTGGTGCACCGCCGACATCGGCTGGGTGACCGGTCACTCGTACATCGTGTACGGGCCGCTGGCCAACGGGGCGACGCAGGTCATGTACGAGGGCACGCCGGACACCCCGCACCAGGGGCGGTTCTGGGAGATCGTGCAGAAGTACGGGGTGACGATCCTCTACACGGCGCCCACCGCGATCCGTACGTTCATGAAGTGGGGCGACGACATCCCCGCGAAGTTCGACCTGTCGTCGCTGCGGGTGCTGGGGTCGGTGGGCGAGCCCATCAACCCCGAGGCGTGGATCTGGTACCGCAAGCACATCGGGGCGGACAAGTGCCCCATCGTGGACACGTGGTGGCAGACGGAGACCGGCGCGATGATGATCTCGCCGCTGCCGGGCGTCACGGAGACCAAGCCCGGGTCCGCGCAGCGGGCGCTGCCGGGCATCTCGGCGACCGTCGTGGACGACGAGGCGCACGAGGTGCCGAACGGGGGCGGCGGTTACCTCGTCCTGACCGAGCCGTGGCCGTCGATGCTGCGCACGATCTGGGGCGACGACCAGCGGTTCATCGACACGTACTGGTCGCGGTTCGAGGGGAAGTACTTCGCCGGTGACGGGGCGAAGAAGGACGAGGACGGGGACATCTGGCTGCTCGGCCGGGTCGACGACGTGATGCTCGTGTCCGGGCACAACATCTCGACGACCGAGGTCGAGTCGGCGCTGGTGTCGCACCCGTCGGTGGCCGAGGCGGCGGTGGTCGGCGCGGCCGACGAGACGACCGGTCAGGCGATCGTGGCGTTCGTGATCCTGCGGGGGTCGGCGGCGGAGTCGGACGGGCTGGTGGAGGAGCTGCGGGCGCACGTGGGTGCGACGCTGGGGCCGATCGCCAAGCCGAAGCGGGTGCTGCCGGTGGCGGAGCTGCCGAAGACTCGGTCGGGGAAGATCATGCGGCGGTTGCTGCGGGATGTTGCGGAGAACCGGGAGCTGGGGGACGTCACGACGCTGACGGACTCGTCGGTGATGGATCTGATTCAGACGAAGCTGCCGACCGCTTCCAGCGAGGACTGA
- a CDS encoding bifunctional SulP family inorganic anion transporter/carbonic anhydrase, with the protein MSACVPTRTQPLTHTDSQQHSHAPPPRKGGRRFRIAGADLSASVTVFLLAVPMSLGLAVAIDAPLEAGLIAAGVGGIVAGLLGGSPLLVSGPSAGLTVVSAELIQSYGWRTTCAITVLAGLLQIALGSLRTARSALAVSPAIVHGTLAGIGAAIALAQLHIVLGGSPQSSAVDNAQALPGQLAKVGPAAPLIGALTIAVLMTWPRLPGRVGKALRRIPAALACVVIATGVAAVAAPGIARVDLPSWDAHVLPEPPHGPVAGLVAAVLTVTLVASLESLLSAVAVDKLAAERPGAAAPARADLDRELRGQGIANAVSGLLGGMPVSGGAVRGSANVRAGATGRASTVLHGVWVLLAAGLLVAVLEWIPLAALAALVMMVGIQMVSFAHIRNVHKHREFLVYAATVAGVLLFGVLHGVVIGIAMAVAVALRRVARTRITVQRQDDLSYLVRARGQLTFLAVPRLTRSLLQVPQGASAVVELDGSFMDHAAYEALHSWQGTHTARGGEVRITGRAGGRIAEPASGSQSCCRPWTPWRNHHCHGKAPAPRRHGHQLASGLSSFQRNTAPLVRDELARLAREGQQPSQLFLTCADSRLVTSMITSSGPGDLFTVRNVGNLVPLPGEEYGDDSVAAAIEYAVEVLRVESITVCGHSGCGAMQALLNSKPDAPQTPLRRWLRHGMPSLERMASRRHSWARIAGRLPADAVEQLCLTNVVQQLDHLRRHESVARRLAEGTLTLHGMYFHVGEAQAYLLASDDCEEVFEGVGPTALEASPI; encoded by the coding sequence ATGTCTGCCTGCGTCCCCACCCGCACCCAGCCCCTCACTCACACCGACAGCCAGCAGCACTCGCACGCGCCACCGCCCAGGAAAGGGGGCCGCCGCTTCCGGATCGCCGGAGCCGATCTGTCCGCATCCGTCACCGTCTTCCTGCTCGCCGTCCCGATGTCGCTCGGCCTCGCCGTCGCCATCGACGCCCCGCTGGAAGCCGGACTCATCGCCGCCGGAGTCGGCGGCATCGTCGCCGGGCTGCTCGGCGGCTCACCGCTCCTTGTCAGTGGCCCATCCGCCGGACTCACGGTGGTATCGGCCGAGTTGATCCAGAGCTACGGCTGGCGCACCACCTGCGCCATCACCGTGCTCGCGGGTCTGCTCCAGATCGCACTCGGCTCACTCAGGACCGCGCGCTCCGCGCTCGCCGTGAGCCCCGCCATCGTGCACGGCACCCTCGCCGGCATCGGCGCCGCCATCGCGCTCGCCCAGCTCCACATCGTCCTGGGCGGCTCCCCGCAGAGCTCGGCCGTGGACAACGCCCAAGCTCTCCCAGGCCAGTTGGCCAAGGTCGGCCCTGCCGCACCCCTCATCGGGGCGCTCACCATCGCCGTGCTCATGACGTGGCCCCGCCTTCCCGGGCGGGTGGGAAAGGCGCTGCGCCGCATCCCCGCCGCGCTCGCCTGTGTGGTGATCGCCACCGGCGTGGCCGCCGTGGCCGCGCCCGGCATCGCCCGGGTCGACCTGCCCTCCTGGGACGCCCATGTGCTGCCGGAGCCGCCACACGGACCGGTGGCCGGGCTGGTCGCCGCCGTACTCACGGTGACACTGGTGGCCAGCCTGGAGTCGCTGCTCTCCGCCGTCGCCGTGGACAAGCTGGCGGCCGAGCGGCCAGGGGCCGCCGCACCCGCCCGGGCCGACCTCGACCGGGAGTTGCGCGGCCAGGGCATCGCCAACGCCGTCTCCGGGCTGCTCGGCGGAATGCCGGTCTCCGGCGGCGCGGTGCGCGGCAGCGCCAACGTACGGGCCGGGGCGACCGGCCGTGCCTCCACCGTGCTGCACGGGGTGTGGGTGCTGCTCGCCGCCGGGCTGCTCGTGGCCGTCCTGGAGTGGATCCCGCTGGCGGCGCTGGCCGCACTGGTGATGATGGTCGGCATCCAGATGGTGTCGTTCGCCCACATCCGCAACGTCCACAAGCACCGCGAGTTCCTGGTGTACGCGGCGACGGTGGCCGGGGTGCTCCTGTTCGGGGTGCTGCACGGCGTGGTCATCGGGATCGCCATGGCCGTCGCGGTCGCGCTGCGCCGGGTGGCGCGCACCCGGATCACGGTGCAGCGCCAGGACGACCTGTCGTATCTGGTCCGGGCACGCGGCCAGTTGACGTTCCTCGCCGTGCCCCGGCTGACCCGGTCGCTCCTCCAGGTGCCCCAAGGGGCGAGCGCTGTGGTGGAGTTGGACGGCTCGTTCATGGACCACGCGGCGTACGAGGCACTGCACAGTTGGCAGGGCACGCACACCGCGCGCGGTGGCGAGGTGCGGATCACCGGCCGGGCCGGCGGACGGATCGCCGAGCCCGCCTCCGGCTCGCAGAGCTGCTGCCGGCCCTGGACGCCCTGGCGCAACCACCACTGCCACGGCAAGGCGCCGGCGCCCAGGCGGCACGGGCATCAACTGGCCAGCGGGCTCAGCTCGTTCCAGCGCAACACCGCGCCGCTGGTGCGGGACGAGCTGGCGCGCCTGGCGCGCGAAGGGCAGCAGCCCTCCCAGCTCTTCCTCACCTGCGCGGACTCCCGGCTGGTCACCAGCATGATCACGTCGAGCGGCCCGGGCGATCTGTTCACCGTGCGCAACGTCGGCAATCTGGTGCCCCTGCCCGGCGAGGAGTACGGCGACGACTCGGTGGCGGCGGCGATCGAGTACGCGGTCGAGGTGCTGCGGGTCGAGTCCATCACCGTCTGCGGGCACTCCGGCTGCGGGGCGATGCAGGCGCTCCTGAACAGCAAGCCGGACGCCCCGCAGACGCCCCTGCGGCGCTGGCTGCGCCACGGGATGCCGAGCCTGGAGCGGATGGCGAGCCGCAGGCACTCCTGGGCGCGGATCGCCGGGCGGCTGCCCGCCGACGCCGTGGAGCAGCTCTGCCTCACCAATGTGGTGCAGCAGCTGGACCATCTGCGGCGCCATGAGTCGGTGGCGCGGCGGCTGGCCGAGGGCACGCTGACACTGCACGGGATGTACTTCCATGTGGGCGAGGCCCAGGCGTACTTGCTGGCGTCCGACGACTGCGAGGAGGTGTTCGAGGGAGTGGGTCCGACGGCCCTTGAGGCGTCCCCCATCTGA
- a CDS encoding ATP-binding protein, producing MKIAFVGKGGSGKTTLSSLFIRHLTANEAAVLAVDADINQHLGAALGLDEAEAAALPALGAQLPMIKDYLRGTNPRIASAETMIKTTPPGQGSRLLRIRESNPVYEACARRVVLDDGDIRLMATGPFSESDLGVACYHSKVGAVELCLNHLVDGPDEYVVVDMTAGSDSFASGMFTRFDMTFLVAEPTRKGVSVYRQYKEYARDFGVALKVVGNKVQGQDDLDFLRSEVGEDLLVTVGHSDWVRAMEKGRPPRFELLEADNRLALQALQNAADDSYESRDWERYTRQMVHFHLKNAESWGNAKTGADLAAQVDPAFVLREELAVPQPS from the coding sequence ATGAAGATCGCTTTCGTAGGCAAGGGCGGCAGCGGCAAGACCACGCTGTCCTCGCTCTTCATCCGCCACCTCACCGCCAACGAGGCCGCCGTGCTCGCGGTCGACGCCGACATCAACCAGCACCTGGGGGCCGCGCTCGGGCTCGACGAGGCGGAGGCCGCCGCGCTGCCCGCGCTGGGCGCGCAGCTGCCGATGATCAAGGACTATCTGCGCGGCACCAACCCCCGGATCGCCTCCGCCGAGACGATGATCAAGACGACGCCCCCGGGCCAGGGCTCCCGGCTGCTGCGGATCCGCGAGTCGAATCCGGTCTACGAGGCGTGCGCGCGGCGGGTGGTGCTCGACGACGGGGACATCCGGCTGATGGCGACCGGCCCGTTCAGCGAGTCCGACCTGGGCGTGGCCTGCTACCACTCGAAGGTCGGGGCGGTGGAGCTGTGCCTGAACCACCTGGTGGACGGGCCGGACGAGTACGTCGTCGTCGATATGACGGCCGGGTCGGACTCGTTCGCCTCCGGCATGTTCACGCGCTTCGACATGACGTTCCTGGTGGCCGAGCCGACCCGCAAGGGCGTGTCGGTCTACCGCCAGTACAAGGAGTACGCACGGGACTTCGGGGTCGCTCTGAAGGTCGTCGGCAACAAGGTGCAGGGCCAGGACGACCTGGACTTCCTGCGGTCCGAGGTCGGCGAGGACCTGCTCGTCACGGTCGGCCACTCCGACTGGGTGCGCGCGATGGAGAAGGGGCGCCCGCCGCGCTTCGAGCTCCTGGAGGCGGACAACCGGCTCGCCCTCCAGGCCCTTCAGAACGCGGCGGACGACTCGTACGAGTCGCGCGACTGGGAGCGCTACACCCGCCAGATGGTGCACTTCCATCTGAAGAACGCTGAGAGCTGGGGGAACGCGAAGACGGGCGCCGACCTGGCGGCCCAGGTCGACCCCGCCTTCGTCCTGCGGGAGGAACTCGCCGTTCCGCAGCCGAGCTGA